Part of the Dehalococcoidia bacterium genome, ATTCGTTTACATAGGTTTGTAGATAGTCAGGGCTAACATGATGATAAACGCCAGATATGCCACGCTTAACCAGCGACCAGAAGCCCTCAATGGTATTGGTGTGAGCCGTTCCTTTAACGTATTCGCCAGCATGATGTTTGACGCTGATATGGTTATAGCCGTTAAGCCCATCATAGCCAGAATGTTCATCGCTGTACAGCGTGGCAGTAGGGCTTATATTGGCATAAATAAACTTGTGCATTTCGGGAATGGTAGTGCCTTGAAGCCGTGCGGTTGTTACTCTGCCATTGCGTTCAACAGCACCCATGACCGCCAGCTTGCCAATCGTGCCTCTACCGCTCTGTATCCTCTTGCTGGCGTGTTTGTTCTTTTCTTTTCCGCCTATGTAGGTTTCATCCGCCTCTACCATGCCAAACATTTTACCCGTGTTCTCGCCGAGCATAGAACGAATCTGCTTAAACATTCGCCACGCCGTTTTATAAGTTACGCCAGTGCTTCTTTGGAGTGCTTTGGCAGAATAGCCCGTTCTAGTGGTGGACATTTCAAAGATAGCCTCAAACCATGTTTTAAGCGGTGTGGTGGACTTGTGGAATATCGTATAAGCCAATGGCGAGATTTGATGTCTGCAAATATCGCAAGCATAAACAGGTCGCTGGCGCAATTTGGCATGAGGTGTAATCTGCTTGCAAATCGGGCAATAAATCCCGTCTGGATAAAGATGGTTCTTGAGCCATTCAAGGCAGGAATCGTTATCGGGGAACATCTTGGCGAAATCTTTTTTAGTGAATTTAATCTGCTTGGTATTCATGGCTTTTCTCCTTTATCTATATCTACTATAGCACAAGGAGAGGGTGATGTCAAGGGATAATTACCTTTAGAAAAGGGAGATTGAGAGGGATTTGAAGTTAGTTTCGAGTGTATTCTCCCCGCCTCAGGCGGACTTCCTCGAGGGCGAGGCATGCCTCGCCCCTACGCCGATTGGTTTTCGTTTCGGGGAGAAAAAAATTCCAGGGGAACGAATACCCTGCGCCAGTCACGGCCCAGGCGCGGATTTGTTTTTTGGTAAGAGCTTTTGCGAATGGGCCTCCGTGCCTGATTGGTATCCGTAAGCGGACAATTTGAATACACTCCTCATAGTGCCCCCTAACTTTCACCCTCACTTCCATTCGCTTCGC contains:
- a CDS encoding IS1595 family transposase, with protein sequence MNTKQIKFTKKDFAKMFPDNDSCLEWLKNHLYPDGIYCPICKQITPHAKLRQRPVYACDICRHQISPLAYTIFHKSTTPLKTWFEAIFEMSTTRTGYSAKALQRSTGVTYKTAWRMFKQIRSMLGENTGKMFGMVEADETYIGGKEKNKHASKRIQSGRGTIGKLAVMGAVERNGRVTTARLQGTTIPEMHKFIYANISPTATLYSDEHSGYDGLNGYNHISVKHHAGEYVKGTAHTNTIEGFWSLVKRGISGVYHHVSPDYLQTYVNEYSFRYNHRKDERPMFHSFLNQI